Proteins encoded within one genomic window of Rhododendron vialii isolate Sample 1 chromosome 1a, ASM3025357v1:
- the LOC131323177 gene encoding lysophospholipid acyltransferase LPEAT2-like isoform X1 — MADHDVITPLLSNHGLSQPSDEPQLIITVDGDGCSDQRFPDRPTNQNGQTNNIQLGIENPFEFLGASRIHVPPTCTIDPFRNHTPRIEGVYEWLKILVCVPIAILRLLLFGLSLLVGYLATKFALYGWKDKQNPMPKWRCRLMWVTRISARCILFSFGYHWIKRRGRPAPRETAPIVVSNHVSYIEPIFFFYELFPTIVASESHDSIPVVGTIIRAMQVIYVNRFSPSSRKHAVSEIKRKASSGRFPRLLLFPEGTTTNGRLLMSFQLGAFIPGYPIQPVVVRYPYVHFDQSWGNIALAKLMFRMFTQFHNFMEVEYLPVISTLKNQKENAVRFAEKTGHAIATSLNVMKTSYSYGDFMLLAKASESKQENPRLYMVEMAMVESMFHLSSMEAVDFLDTFLSMNPDTSGHVKIDDFFRVLRLKTCSFTERIFGLLDVEKRGEITFKQFLFWSAHVLKKPLFRQACEFAFNECHTDGNQYISEQELGDSIKLSIPNLEQYEIHDLANLFDNDHDGRISREDFFACLRRNPLLIALFSLLLIHKNFQPSLKEVV; from the exons ATGGCGGACCACGATGTTATCACCCCTCTACTATCCAACCACGGCCTCTCCCAGCCGTCCGATGAACCCCAACTAATTATAACCGTCGACGGCGATGGCTGCTCCGATCAACGATTCCCAGATCGACCCACTAACCAAAATGGCCAAACGAACAATATCCAGTTAGGGATAGAGAACCCGTTTGAGTTTCTTGGTGCGAGTAGGATCCACGTGCCGCCCACGTGCACAATTGACCCGTTCCGCAACCACACGCCGAGGATTGAAGGGGTTTACGAGTGGTTGAAGATCTTGGTTTGCGTCCCCATTGCTATACTGAGGCTTTTGTTGTTTGGGTTGTCTTTGTTGGTTGGGTATTTGGCTACAAAGTTTGCTTTATATG gtTGGAAGGATAAGCAGAATCCAATGCCTAAGTGGAGGTGTAGGCTCATGTGGGTCACCCGGATTAGTGCTCGGTGCATCCTCTTTTCATTTGG CTACCATTGGATAAAACGTAGAGGAAGACCTGCTCCGAGGGAGACTGCTCCTATTGTTGTATCTAATCATGTATCTTATATTGAACCTATTTTCTTCTTCTACGAATTGTTTCCCACCATTGTTGCATCTGAGTCCCATGATTCCATACCTGTTGTTGGGACCATTATTAGAGCAATGCAG GTTATATACGTTAATAGGTTCTCCCCATCATCAAGGAAGCATGCTGTTAGTGAAATAAAG AGAAAGGCTTCTTCTGGAAGATTTCCTCGTTTGCTTCTATTTCCTGAGGGAACGACAACAAATGGAAGACTCCTTATGTCTTTCCAACTTGGAGCATTTATCCCTGGTTACCCAATCCAGCCGGTGGTTGTTCGTTATCCTTATGTACACTTTGATCAATCCTG GGGAAATATTGCTTTGGCGAAGCTCATGTTTAGAATGTTCACCCAGTTTCACAATTTCATGGAG GTTGAGTATCTTCCTGTTATTTCAACCCTCAAAAATCAGAAGGAAAATGCAGTCCGTTTTGCTGAGAAG ACTGGCCATGCTATTGCTACTTCTCTTAATGTCATGAAAACATCTTATTCCTATGGAGACTTTATGCTGCTTGCAAAAGCTTCCGAGTCCAAACAG GAAAACCCCAGACTTTATATGGTCGAAATGGCAATGGTGGAATCG ATGTTCCATTTAAGCAGTATGGAGGCTGTGGACTTTCTGGATACATTTCTTTCCATGAATCCAGATACCAG TGGACATGTTAAAATAGATGACTTCTTCAGGGTTCTGAGATTGAAGACTTGCAGCTTTACTGAAAGG ATATTTGGGCTCCTTGATGTCGAGAAAAGGGGTGAAATAACATTCAAACAG TTCCTATTTTGGTCAGCTCATGTCCTAAAGAAACCATTATTTAGACAAGCCTGTGAGTTTGCCTTCAACGAGTGTCACACTGATGGAAATCAATACATTTCAGAGCAAGAA TTAGGAGATTCCATTAAGCTGTCGATTCCAAACTTGGAGCAATATGAG ATTCATGACCTTGCCAACTTATTTGACAACGACCATGACGGAAGGATCAGCAGGGAAGATTTCTTTGCCTGTTTAAGGAGAAATCCGCTGCTCATTGCACTCTTCTCGCTGCTGTTAATACACAAGAACTTTCAGCCCTCACTAAAGGAGGTGGTGTGA
- the LOC131323177 gene encoding lysophospholipid acyltransferase LPEAT2-like isoform X2 — protein sequence MADHDVITPLLSNHGLSQPSDEPQLIITVDGDGCSDQRFPDRPTNQNGQTNNIQLGIENPFEFLGASRIHVPPTCTIDPFRNHTPRIEGVYEWLKILVCVPIAILRLLLFGLSLLVGYLATKFALYGWKDKQNPMPKWRCRLMWVTRISARCILFSFGYHWIKRRGRPAPRETAPIVVSNHVSYIEPIFFFYELFPTIVASESHDSIPVVGTIIRAMQVIYVNRFSPSSRKHAVSEIKRKASSGRFPRLLLFPEGTTTNGRLLMSFQLGAFIPGYPIQPVVVRYPYVHFDQSWGNIALAKLMFRMFTQFHNFMEVEYLPVISTLKNQKENAVRFAEKTGHAIATSLNVMKTSYSYGDFMLLAKASESKQENPRLYMVEMAMVESMFHLSSMEAVDFLDTFLSMNPDTSGHVKIDDFFRVLRLKTCSFTERIFGLLDVEKRGEITFKQTSMQYICPA from the exons ATGGCGGACCACGATGTTATCACCCCTCTACTATCCAACCACGGCCTCTCCCAGCCGTCCGATGAACCCCAACTAATTATAACCGTCGACGGCGATGGCTGCTCCGATCAACGATTCCCAGATCGACCCACTAACCAAAATGGCCAAACGAACAATATCCAGTTAGGGATAGAGAACCCGTTTGAGTTTCTTGGTGCGAGTAGGATCCACGTGCCGCCCACGTGCACAATTGACCCGTTCCGCAACCACACGCCGAGGATTGAAGGGGTTTACGAGTGGTTGAAGATCTTGGTTTGCGTCCCCATTGCTATACTGAGGCTTTTGTTGTTTGGGTTGTCTTTGTTGGTTGGGTATTTGGCTACAAAGTTTGCTTTATATG gtTGGAAGGATAAGCAGAATCCAATGCCTAAGTGGAGGTGTAGGCTCATGTGGGTCACCCGGATTAGTGCTCGGTGCATCCTCTTTTCATTTGG CTACCATTGGATAAAACGTAGAGGAAGACCTGCTCCGAGGGAGACTGCTCCTATTGTTGTATCTAATCATGTATCTTATATTGAACCTATTTTCTTCTTCTACGAATTGTTTCCCACCATTGTTGCATCTGAGTCCCATGATTCCATACCTGTTGTTGGGACCATTATTAGAGCAATGCAG GTTATATACGTTAATAGGTTCTCCCCATCATCAAGGAAGCATGCTGTTAGTGAAATAAAG AGAAAGGCTTCTTCTGGAAGATTTCCTCGTTTGCTTCTATTTCCTGAGGGAACGACAACAAATGGAAGACTCCTTATGTCTTTCCAACTTGGAGCATTTATCCCTGGTTACCCAATCCAGCCGGTGGTTGTTCGTTATCCTTATGTACACTTTGATCAATCCTG GGGAAATATTGCTTTGGCGAAGCTCATGTTTAGAATGTTCACCCAGTTTCACAATTTCATGGAG GTTGAGTATCTTCCTGTTATTTCAACCCTCAAAAATCAGAAGGAAAATGCAGTCCGTTTTGCTGAGAAG ACTGGCCATGCTATTGCTACTTCTCTTAATGTCATGAAAACATCTTATTCCTATGGAGACTTTATGCTGCTTGCAAAAGCTTCCGAGTCCAAACAG GAAAACCCCAGACTTTATATGGTCGAAATGGCAATGGTGGAATCG ATGTTCCATTTAAGCAGTATGGAGGCTGTGGACTTTCTGGATACATTTCTTTCCATGAATCCAGATACCAG TGGACATGTTAAAATAGATGACTTCTTCAGGGTTCTGAGATTGAAGACTTGCAGCTTTACTGAAAGG ATATTTGGGCTCCTTGATGTCGAGAAAAGGGGTGAAATAACATTCAAACAG ACCAGCATGCAATACATTTGCCCAGCTTGA